The genomic stretch CTCCTCCTGGAGCACCACGCCGGGGACCGCGCCGCCGACATCGACCTCCTCCAGAAACGGTGGGAACGGAGCCTCGCCCTTGCCCTCGGCACCCTCCCCAAGGGCCGCCTCGGGGACATCCTCCTCTGCTGCCGGGAAATGGTCCTCAACGCCATGAAACACGGCTCCCAGGGGCGGAAGGAGAGCCTCAGCTCCCTCCACATCGCCTGGCAGCCCCGGCCCCCCGCCGCCGCTTCCGGCGCGGCCTCCGCCCCCCTCTCCCCCGCCCGCGAGGGGGGCCGCCTCCGCCTCCGGGTGGAGGACACCGGTGCCGGCCACAACTTCGACATCCACCGCCGCATCGAAGAGCTTGATCAATTGCGGGAAAAGCATCTAGGCTTGAGCATGGTCCGCCTTTTGTGCGACCGAATGACCATGGAACGCCAGGGGGCTATCCTCATCCTCGACTTCGACATCGACCCCACACCCTGACATGGCCTCCATCGTCCACACCCTCGACGCCGAGACGAAGACCCTCCGCATCGAGATCGGCAACGACCTCCTGAGCACCACCTTCGACAAGATCGTCGCCGGGCTCGACAGCATCCTCACCAGCGACGAGGTGAAAAAGGGAACCTGGACCCTCCTCCTCCTCGACCTCACCCAGGCGAAGCTCATCGACTCGATGGGCCTCAACATCATCGTCAGCCTCATCAAGAAGGCCCAGGCCCACCCCGCGAAGATCGCCGCCCGGATCACCAGCCCGACAATCCACCGGACTTTCCTCTTCACCCGGCTGGAGAAGTACATGGAGATCGAACTGGTCGAGGCGTAGGGGGGCGCTTGGGAGAGAGACGCTTGGGAGAACAACGCGTCCTCAGCGCCGTCTTTCGGAGAGCCCTTCGGGACTTGCGCGGTCAACCCTGTACAGCTGGAGGCGACCCGCTTTATAGCCACAGAGGGGCTTCGCCCCTCCGTGACCTCCTGTTCTGAGGGCCTGAACTAGGCGGACGCGCTTGGGCGGCGCCTCGTCTCCGAACTGAATTAAAATCCGCTGCTTCCCGGAGCGCCCGAGGGTACGTGCGATAGGGAGAGACGGGGGCAATACGCCCAGACTCCTATTGGGAGAGGGGCGCTTGGCAGATGAGGCGCGTCCGAGTTTCGCCTCTTCCCTCTCAAATGCGGCCATCGCACTTATCGCACTTGAAGTACGGCCTCAACATTGATAAGGACAGTATCTCTCTTCCCCCTGATTTACCCTATGCCCACCGCTAAAAAAGCTCCCGCCACGGCGAAAAAAGACGTTATCGCCATCGATTCCGTTCTGAAAGAAACGCGCGTTTTCAAGCCCTCCCGCAAGCACCTCGGGGAGACGCTGATCAAGGACCTCGCCGCCTACAAGAAGCTCCACAAGCAGTCCCTCTCGAATCCCGAGAGCTTCTGGAAGAATCAGGCGAAGAACCTCGCGTGGGTGAAGCCGTTCAAGAAAGTCCTCGAGTGGAAGAGCCCCCATGCGAAGTGGTTCACCGGCGGCAAGATCAACGTCGCCGCCAACTGCGTCGACCGCCACCTCGAGACCCCCCGCCGCAACCAGGCCGCGATCATCTGGGAAGGCGAGCCCGGCGAAGTCGTCACCCTCACCTACCAGCAGCTTCACCGCCAGGTCTGCCTCTTCGCCAACGTCCTGAAGAAACACGGCATCGCCGCCGGGGACCGCGTCGTCATCTACCTCCCGATGATCCCCGAGGCGATCGTCGCCATGCTCGCCTGCGCCCGCATCGGCGCGGTCCACAACGTCGTCTTCGGCGGCTTCAGCTCCGAATCGCTGAAGGACCGGAGCAACGACTCGGGCGCGAAGCTCATCATCACCGCCGACGGCGGCTACCGCCGCGGCGCGGTCGTCCCGCTGAAGGAGAACGTCGACAAGGCCCTCGCCAACGGCGGCGCCCCCGGCGTGAAGACCGTCCTCGTCGTCCGCCGCACCGGCCAGCCCGTCACGGTCGAGGCCGGGCGCGACCTCTGGATCCACGAGGAGACGGCGAAGGTCTCCGACGTCTGCCCCGCCGTCGGCTTCGACAGCGAGCACCCCCTCTTCATCCTCTACACCAGCGGCAGCACCGGGAAGCCGAAGGGGATCCTCCACACCAGCGCGGGCTACCTCCTCGGCGCGCAGCTGACGACGAAGTACGCCTTCGACCTCCGCCCCGCCGACATCTTCTTCTGCACCGCCGACATCGGCTGGATCACCGGCCACAGCTACGTCACCTACGGCATCCTCGCCAACGGCGGCACCACCTTCATGTACGAGGGCGCGCCGAACCAGCCGAACCCCGACCGGTTCTGGGAGCTGATCGCGAAGCACAAGGTGAACATCCTCTACACCGCGCCGACGGCGATCCGCTCCTTCATCAAGTGGGGCGACCACTGGCCCGCGAAGCACGACCTCTCCTCCCTCCGCATCCTCGGCAGCGTCGGCGAGCCGATCAATCCCGAGGCCTGGGTCTGGTACCACGACAAGATCGGCGGCAAGCGGTGCCCCATCGTCGACACCTGGTGGCAGACGGAGACCGGCTCCCACATGATCCTCACCCTCCCCGGCCTCGACATGAAGCCGGGCGGCGCGGGCCTCCCGTTCTTCGGCGTCGATGCCGCGATCGTCGACGACAACGGCAAGGAAGTGAAGGTCGGCGCGGGCAAGCTCATCCTCCGCCAGCCGTGGCCCTCGATGCTCCGCACCGTCTACGGCGACGACCAGCGCTACAAGGACGCCTACTGGGGCGACATCAAGGGCGCGTACACGACCGGCGACGGCGCGCACAAGGACAAGGACGGCTACTTCTGGATCATCGGCCGCATCGACGACGTCCTGAACGTCGCGGGCCACCGCCTCGGCACCTCCGAGGTGGAGAGCTCCCTCGTCAGCCACCCCCTCGTCGCCGAGGCCGCCGTCGTCGGCCGCCCCGACGAGCTGAAGGGCCAGGCCGTCGTCGCCTTCGTCACCCTCAAGGGCGGCAACGCCTCCTCCCCCGAGGTCGCCGAGCAGCTCCGCAAGCACGTCGCCAAGGAGATCGGCCCCATCGCGAAGCCCGACGAGATCCGATTCGCCGACGCCCTCCCGAAGACCCGCAGCGGCAAGATCATGCGCCGCCTCCTCCGGCAGGTCGCCGCCGGCGACGAGATCAAGGGCGACGTCACGACGCTGGAAGACCTCACCGTCCTGGCGAAGCTGAAGGGGATCGAGGACTAAGTCCTCTTCCTTGCGCCAAAAACCCCCGGCTCTTCGGAGCCGGGGGTTTTTGTGCCGCGAGAGGGGCTCCCTTTTTCCCCAAGCCCCCCCTTGAGTCCCCCCCAGGTTCTGATACAGTCACTCCCCGTTGCCGCTTCGTCGGCGACACCATGCAAATCGACCCGATCGAAAACGAGTTCCAGAGCGCCCATCCCTGGCGGACCCTTGTCCGCCTCTATTGGCCCGAGCGCCGCTCCGTCCTCCTCGTCATCTGCCTCTACGTCGTCAAGGCGAGCGCGATCTGGATCCTCCCGATCGTCACGGCGAACATCATCGACATCGTCGCCCATCCCGGGCCGAAGGCGGCGGCCTCCCTCTGGATCAACATCACGGTCGGCGCCGTCGCCGTCGTCCAGAACATCCTCACCCACGTCCTCTGGGCCGACCACCTGAGCCGCTCGATCCGCAACGTCGAGATCCGGCTCCGCTCCGCCCTCGTCCGCCGCTTCCAGACCCTCTCCATCGGCTACCACAGCAGCATCGAGAGCGGCGTCCTCCAGACGAAGGTGCTGCGGGACATCGAGTCGGTGGAGCAGCTCGTCCGGGCGATGGCCGACGGCTTCCTCGGCTCGATCATCAGCATCGTCGTCGCCATCGCCGTGACCGCGGTCCGGATGCCCCTCTTCGTCCCCGTCTTCATGCTCTGCGTCCCGATCATCCTGGTCACGCGCCGCCTCGTCTCGGCCCGCCTCCAGTCCCACAACGCGGCGATGCGGCGGGAGCTGGAGGCGATGAACTCGATGGTCATCGGGATGATCTCGATGATCCCGATCACCCGCGCCCACGCCGTCGAGGAGACCGAGATCGCCAAGGCGACCACCCGCTTCCAGGCCGTCCGGGCCGTCGCCCGCTCCTTCGACCGGATCACGGCGTTCTTCGGCGCCTCGATGTGGGTCGTCCTCATGCTCTGCAACCTCAGCGGCATCTCCCTCGCCGCCTACCTCGCCATCCGGGGCGTCGTCCACCTCTCGCCGGGGGACATCGCCCTCCTCGCGGGCTACTTCGCCACGATCATGAACTCGGTCCTCGGCCTGGTGAACCTCCTGCCGATCCTCACCCGGGGCTTCGACGCGCTGGAGAGCATCGGCGAGATCGTCCAGTGCCCCGACATCGAGGAGAATCGCGGGAAGGTCGCCGTCGCCGCCGTGAAGGGGGCCTTCCGCTTCGAGGGTGTCGGCTTCCATTACCGCGGCGGCGAGGAGAAGCCGGCCCCCGCCCTCGACGGCATCACCCTCGAGATCGCCCCCGGGGAGACCGTCGGCATCGTCGGCCCCAGCGGTTCCGGGAAGTCGACCCTCGCCAGCCTCGTCACCGGCTTCCACCGGCCGACCGAGGGGCGGATCGTCCTCGACGGCGTCGACATGGCCGGGATCGATTTCCGGACCTTCCGCCGCCACCTCGCCGTCGTCAGCCAGCAGACGATCCTCTTCGACGGCACGGTCCGGGAGAACATCGTCTACGGCACCCCCGACGTCACCGACGCGGCGCTCCAGGAGGCCGTCCGCGCCGCCAACGCCTCCGGCTTCGTCGCCGACCTCCCGAAGGGCCTCGACACCCTCCTCGGCGCGGGCGGCATCCAGCTGAGCGGCGGGCAGCGGCAGCGGCTCTCCATCGCCCGGGCCCTCCTGCGGAACCCGCGCGTCCTGATCCTCGACGAGGCGACGAGCGCCCTCGACATCGAGGGCGAGGCCCTGGTCCAGCAGGCCCTGGAGCGGCTGATGAAGGGGCGGACGACCTTCGTCATCGCCCATCGCTCCGGGACGCTGCGGCACGCGAACCGGATCGTCTTCCTCGAAAAGGGGCGGATCGTCCGGATCGGGACCTTCGCCGACCTGGAAGCGGTCCATTAGCGCCTTCCCCGCCGCTTTCCGCCCCGCTCCATTCCCCCCGCAATTATATCTGTAGGGATTTCGGGGGAGTGTGGTAAAAGTTCACCCCGCTGTTCCCGCCCATGTCCAAAGACTATTACAAGCATCTCGGCCTTCCCCGCACCGCCACCGAGGCGGAGATCAAGTCGGCCTACCGCCGCCTGGCCAATGCCCATCACCCGGACAAGAACGGCGATCCGGCCCTCTTCCTCGCGATCAACGAGGCCTACGGCATCCTCGGCGACGCCGCGAAGAAGAAGGCCTACGACGAGAGCCAGAGCGTCGCCCTCGTCACGAACCTCGACGAGGTCGCGATGACGGTCATCGAGGACTACTTCAGCCAATTCCAGCAGCCCCCCCACCCCACGCACGAATGAATTATCAAGAGCAGTTCGACCAGATGGTCGAATACGTCGGCAGCTACTTCGCCCGCGAGAAGACCGAGAACATGGCCCGCCGCGAGTTCCTCCGCGAGCGCGAGGAACTCCTCCGCAGCGTCCCCTCGATCGACGCCGAGACCCTCGGCACGAACCCCTACTACGCCGCCATCGGCTTCCTCGGCTTCATCCGCTTCACCGAGGGGCCGGAGCTGAAGGACTTCGACATCCTCCCCTCGCCGACGGCCCTCGCCGCGCTGCGCCAATCGGGCGGCGTCACCATGGAGAAGAGCGCCGTCCCCGTCTGGATCTTCCTGGAGAAGAACCATCCCGACGCCGCCCTCGCCGCCGTCGTCCTCGCCTCGATGGGCCGCAAGAACGAGACGATCAAGAAAGCCCTCAAATAGAGGGTCCCAGGAATTCCCGCAGCCCCCTCACCCCACCCCGAAGCCCCCCTTCCCATGAGCGATCCCGCCAATCCCAACGCCAGCGCCCTCTACATCCGCACCGTCCTGAAATCGTCGGGCGCGAAGGCGACCGAGACCGCCCTGGCCACCATCGGGGCCGACCACGGCGACGAGCAGCTGGCCGTGATCGTCGGGGAGCTGACCCCCGGCGAGGTCAGCCAGATCCTCAGCGCCTCCGACTACACGAAGCCCTCCATCGCCACCCACTTCATCACCGCCGAGCAGCTCCTCGGCGTCCTGGAGCGGATCGGCGGCGAGTGGGGCTCGCTGAAGGGATCGACGATCAACGTCCTCGTCTCCCTCCGGCGCGACATCAGCGACCGGCTCCTCCCCGTCGTCCTCCTCGCCGACGCCCCGCAGAAGGCCGCCCTCCTCGACGGGCTGCTGAAGAACACCCTCTCGCGGAACCTCATCACCGCCCTCCCCCTCTACGAGACCGAATGCCCGGAGTTCTTCACCGAATTCGAGCCGAGCGCCGCGCAGCAGGGGACCTGGCAGGAACTCTACGCCGAGATCCACCACCACTCCGCCGCCGAGTTCGACAAGCTGAAGCGGGCGATCCTCGGCCTCCTCACCAAGCACGGCGAGGGCCCGGGCGAGGAGGACGAAGTCCTCGCCGAGACCAAGGAATCGGAAGCCTTCCTGATGCGCGCCCTCCAGACCCTCTCCGACCGCGCCGCGAAGATCGTCGAGGCGAATCCCGAGGAGAAGAAGGCCCCCGGCGTCTTCGACCGCTTCTGAAAATCACCGCTTCCCGCCCTCCCTTGCCCACCAAGCCTTCCTCCCCGAACGCGAACGCCCTGGCGACGCGCGAGACCGGCCTCCCGGTCACTGTGGCCCTCGACCACGCCTTCAAGGCGGGGCTGATCCCGGTCACCCTCGCCGCCCTCCGCAAGGAGGAGCTGCGCGACATCGTGAAGGACGCCGCGAAGAAATTCGTCGGCTTCCAGAACGTCGAGTCGATCCGCAAGGCGTTGGAGATCGTCCTCGGCATCCTCTCCCTCGCCGTCGCCGCCTCGACGAAGGGGGAGACCGATCCCGAGGCGTGGGCGCAGTACGTCGCCTCCCACGGCTTCGCCGACCTCGTCGGGAAGGCAATCGGCCTCGTCGACCTGGTCCACCAGGACAAAGACGGCCCGGGCGCGAACTACAACTACGTCTTCGAGAACGACAAGCCGACGGCGGCCGTCCGCGACATGCTGCTGAAGTTCGCGGGCGCGCGGACGAAGGACCGCTGGACCGGCTATGCGTCCTACGTCCACGACCGCGACGTCGCCCACCAGAAGCAGGCCGAGGACCGGCTGATGCGGTGGCTCGTCGCCCGGCTCCTCAACGAGAGCCGCCCGCTCACCTCGCTCTATCCGCCGATCGAGGAGGCCGACTCGGCCGACATCGTGATCAACACCCTCCTCTTCCGCCACGCCGCCGACCTCGGCTTCGGCGCCGGCCGGGAGAAGGCGATCCAGCTCCGCAAGGCCGACTTCCTGGCCGTGCGGAAGAAATACACCGCCGCCCCCGCCGCGTGGAAGAAAGCCGCCGCGAAGCGCTACGACACCCTCCTCGCCACGATCCCCGAAACCCTCCTCCCCGGCCTCGGCGACGGCAAGTGGTTCGCCGAAGTCCTGAAGAAAGGCCCCCCCGCCCTGAGCGCCAAGACCGACATGGTCGAGACCATCGACTCGATCACGGGGATCTATTATTACGACGTCCTGGGGTAGCGGGGGGAAGGGCGGCCCTTCGGGACGGGGTACATCTCCCTGTACAGGTGGATGCAACCCGCGCGTTTAGAGATGCAAGAGGGGGCTGCGCCCCTCCTGCACCTCCCCCTCGGATAGGCCGTGATGTAGATAAGGCCCTATCCAAGAGGCATCTCTCCCATCAGTCCGCTCTACTCCGCTGAATCTAACCTCCTTGAGGGCCGAGGCCTGGGAAGGAGCATCCGAGGAGCAATCCTCTCCCCCCGGGGCTTTACCCCTTCAGCACGTAATTCCAACGGAACGTCCCCGTGCCGATCTGATACTGCGGGAGGGTCTCCGGGCCGCACGATTGGGTGCCGAGGCCGCGCTGTTTGAAGTCGAGGTTCAGGATCGTCTCGGGACGGGCCTTGGCTTCGAGTTCGTGGGTGTGGAGGGCAGCGTAGAGGTCGTGGGCGGTGTAGTGGCTCGCCGAGAATTCGAGCGGGCCTCCCGGCGCAGCCTCGACGGCGAGGAGGGCGCCGTTCCGGTTCCCGAGGGTCAGCCAGCGGACATCGGTGTGGTTCCCGTGTTCCTGCGGCATGACGTAAGGGACGTATTGCCCGGTGACGGTCGAGGCATGGCGGTCGACGAGGGCGGACCGTTTCCGGTCCGCATAATTCTCCCACGGACCGCGGCCGAACCATTCCAGCGCCTCGAACCCGGCCGGGAGGGTGAGGGTGACGCCGAGACGGGGGAGGTCGGCAAAGGTGTTCTCCTTGTTCTTTTCGACGGTGAAGACATTCTCCGCCGCCAGCGTCCCGTCGGGGGCGAGGGTGTAGCTGTGCTTCAGGACGACGGCCTTCGCCGAGGCGGCGCATTGCGCCGTGTGGACGAGGGCGACGGTGACGGTGCCGTCGGCGTTCTTCTTCGCCGTCGCGGGAGCGGCGACGATCTCGGTCTTGTCGAGCCCGGCGGCCCGCCATTTGCCGAGCGTCCGCCACGCCTCGTGGGTCCAGCCCTTGATGCCGTCATTGTCGGTCGGGCCGCGCCAGATCTGGAGCTCGGGTCCGGCGAGGAGGAGCTCCTTCCCCTTCACGCGGAAGGCGACGATCCGGCCCGCCTCGACGGAGAGGTGGACGAGGGCGTTCTCCACGACGATCCGGTCGGCGCTCTTCGTGAGGACGAGGGGTGAGGTCTTGCCCTGGGCCGCCTTTACGACTTTGGCCTTGGCCTTCGGCGCGGGGAGGGCGAACTGTTCCCAGCCGAGGAGGTGGCCGGCGGCGCACCACGCGGTCTTCACGGCGCTCTCGAAGCGGAGGTGGAGGAAGGCTTCCTGGCCGGGCTCGAGCTTCAGGGCGGGGAGCTTCAGCTTGATCGCCTCGGTCTTCTGCGGCGCGGTCTTCAGCACGGGAAGCTTCCCCTTCGCCTTCACAACGCCGTCAACCTTCACTTCCCAGAAACCGCGGATCGCGGCGAGGGTGGCGAAATCGAGCTTGTTCTTGATCTGGAGGATGCCGGTCTTCGGGTTGAACGCGACAGCCTTCGCGGGTTGGGCGAGGTAGCGGAACTCGGCGACGGCGGGATGGGGCTTCCGATCGGGCCAGACGAGGCCGTCGCAGACAAAGTTGAGGTCGTTCGGCGTGTCGCCGAAGTCGCCGCCGTAGGCCCAGTAGTCCTTGCCGTCGGCGGTCTTCTGCTTCAGGCCATGGTCGATCCATTCCCAGATGAAGCCACCCTGGAGGCCGGGGTATTTCTCGAACGCGTCCCAGTAGTCGGCGAGGGAGCCGTTGCTGTTCCCCATCGCATGGGAGTACTCGCAGAGGATATAGGGGCGGGTCTGGTCGGGGTGATCCTTGTCGGTCGCCCACTCGATCATGTCTTCGATCTTGTGGTACATCGGGCAGACGATGTCGGTGACGCGGTAGCCGAGGTCGTAACGCTTCCGTCCGTGCTCGGCCTCGGGGCTCTGGGGGCAGACACCCGGCTCGTAGTGGAGGGGGCGGCTCGGGTCAAACCCCCGGATCCAGCCCGCCATGGCGTCGTGGTTCGGCCCGTGGCCGCTCTCGTTGCCGAGGGACCAGAGGATGACGGAGGGATGGTTCTTGTCCCGCTCGACCATCCGGACGGCGCGGTCGAGGAAGGCCCCGGCGTAGCGCCGGTCCTGGTTCATCGTGTGGTAGAAGGCGTGGGCCTCGAGGTTCGCCTCGTCGATGACGTAGAGGCCGAGCTCGTCGCAGAGGTCGAGCCAATGGGGATCGTTCGGGTAGTGGGAGGTGCGGACGGCGTTGAAGCTGAACTGCTTCATCGTGACGGCGTCGAGGCGGAGGGTCTCGCGGTCGAGGGCCTTCCCCTTCGTGTCGTGGTGGTCGTGCCGGTTCACTCCCTTGATGAGGACGCGCCTGCCGTTGACGAGGAGCATCCGGTCCCGGACCTCGACGGTGCGGAAGCCGACGCGGGCCGAGGTCGATTCGATCGCCTTTCCGGCCTTGTCCTTCAGCGTGACGACGAGGCGGTAGAGGTGCGGCACCTCGGCCGACCAGGCGAGGACGTCCTTCACGGCGAGGTCGAAGGAGGCGGCGACGCGGTGGGCGTGCGAGGGATGGCCGAGGGGGACGGGGGAGAGGAGCGGCTTCTTCAGCACGGCTTTCCCCTTCGGGTCGAAGAGGACCGCCTCGACGCTCCATCCGGCCTCGGGCTGGCCGGGGAAGCCGACCGTCGCCCGCGCCTTCAGGCGGCCGTCGCGATAGCCGTTCTCGAGGCCAGGCGTGACGAAGAGGTCGGCGAGGTAAACCGGGGAGGTGGCGTAGAGATAGACCTCGCGGTGGAGGCCGCCCATCCACCATTGGTCCTGATCCTCGATGAAGGTGGCATCCGACCACTTCACGACGACGGCGACGACCTCGTTCGGCTCCCCGGCGGCGACGAAGGGGGTGATGTCGAACTCGGAGGGAAGGCGGGAATCCTTGCCCATGCCGACGGCCTGGCCGTTCACGTAGACGTAGAGGACGCTCTCGGCCCCGCCGAAGTGAATCACGATCCGGCGGCCGTCCCACGCGGCGGGGACGTCGAAGGTCGTGGCGTAGATGCCGGTCGGGTTCGCCTCGGGGACGAAGGGCGGCTCGTCGCTGAAGGGCATCTGGACGTTGGTGTAATGGGGCTTGTCGTAGCCCTGCATCGTCCAGTTCCCGGGAACCGCGACCTCGGCCCAGCCGGAGCGGTCGAGCCCGGCGGAGAGATCCTCCAGCGTCACCTCCTCGGGCTTCGCCGCGAGGCGGAAGCGCCACGGGCCATTGAGGAGGCGGAACCACGGCGAGGCGACGCGGTCGTTGCGCTTCGCCCCGGCGACGTCGGGATAGGGGTAGAGCGTCGCCCGCATCGGGA from Verrucomicrobium sp. GAS474 encodes the following:
- a CDS encoding ABC transporter ATP-binding protein; translated protein: MQIDPIENEFQSAHPWRTLVRLYWPERRSVLLVICLYVVKASAIWILPIVTANIIDIVAHPGPKAAASLWINITVGAVAVVQNILTHVLWADHLSRSIRNVEIRLRSALVRRFQTLSIGYHSSIESGVLQTKVLRDIESVEQLVRAMADGFLGSIISIVVAIAVTAVRMPLFVPVFMLCVPIILVTRRLVSARLQSHNAAMRRELEAMNSMVIGMISMIPITRAHAVEETEIAKATTRFQAVRAVARSFDRITAFFGASMWVVLMLCNLSGISLAAYLAIRGVVHLSPGDIALLAGYFATIMNSVLGLVNLLPILTRGFDALESIGEIVQCPDIEENRGKVAVAAVKGAFRFEGVGFHYRGGEEKPAPALDGITLEIAPGETVGIVGPSGSGKSTLASLVTGFHRPTEGRIVLDGVDMAGIDFRTFRRHLAVVSQQTILFDGTVRENIVYGTPDVTDAALQEAVRAANASGFVADLPKGLDTLLGAGGIQLSGGQRQRLSIARALLRNPRVLILDEATSALDIEGEALVQQALERLMKGRTTFVIAHRSGTLRHANRIVFLEKGRIVRIGTFADLEAVH
- a CDS encoding STAS domain-containing protein translates to MASIVHTLDAETKTLRIEIGNDLLSTTFDKIVAGLDSILTSDEVKKGTWTLLLLDLTQAKLIDSMGLNIIVSLIKKAQAHPAKIAARITSPTIHRTFLFTRLEKYMEIELVEA
- a CDS encoding glycoside hydrolase family 2 TIM barrel-domain containing protein, with amino-acid sequence MLHSFPLPSVRTYLSPETVSVNRLPMRATLYPYPDVAGAKRNDRVASPWFRLLNGPWRFRLAAKPEEVTLEDLSAGLDRSGWAEVAVPGNWTMQGYDKPHYTNVQMPFSDEPPFVPEANPTGIYATTFDVPAAWDGRRIVIHFGGAESVLYVYVNGQAVGMGKDSRLPSEFDITPFVAAGEPNEVVAVVVKWSDATFIEDQDQWWMGGLHREVYLYATSPVYLADLFVTPGLENGYRDGRLKARATVGFPGQPEAGWSVEAVLFDPKGKAVLKKPLLSPVPLGHPSHAHRVAASFDLAVKDVLAWSAEVPHLYRLVVTLKDKAGKAIESTSARVGFRTVEVRDRMLLVNGRRVLIKGVNRHDHHDTKGKALDRETLRLDAVTMKQFSFNAVRTSHYPNDPHWLDLCDELGLYVIDEANLEAHAFYHTMNQDRRYAGAFLDRAVRMVERDKNHPSVILWSLGNESGHGPNHDAMAGWIRGFDPSRPLHYEPGVCPQSPEAEHGRKRYDLGYRVTDIVCPMYHKIEDMIEWATDKDHPDQTRPYILCEYSHAMGNSNGSLADYWDAFEKYPGLQGGFIWEWIDHGLKQKTADGKDYWAYGGDFGDTPNDLNFVCDGLVWPDRKPHPAVAEFRYLAQPAKAVAFNPKTGILQIKNKLDFATLAAIRGFWEVKVDGVVKAKGKLPVLKTAPQKTEAIKLKLPALKLEPGQEAFLHLRFESAVKTAWCAAGHLLGWEQFALPAPKAKAKVVKAAQGKTSPLVLTKSADRIVVENALVHLSVEAGRIVAFRVKGKELLLAGPELQIWRGPTDNDGIKGWTHEAWRTLGKWRAAGLDKTEIVAAPATAKKNADGTVTVALVHTAQCAASAKAVVLKHSYTLAPDGTLAAENVFTVEKNKENTFADLPRLGVTLTLPAGFEALEWFGRGPWENYADRKRSALVDRHASTVTGQYVPYVMPQEHGNHTDVRWLTLGNRNGALLAVEAAPGGPLEFSASHYTAHDLYAALHTHELEAKARPETILNLDFKQRGLGTQSCGPETLPQYQIGTGTFRWNYVLKG
- the acs gene encoding acetate--CoA ligase — encoded protein: MPTAKKAPATAKKDVIAIDSVLKETRVFKPSRKHLGETLIKDLAAYKKLHKQSLSNPESFWKNQAKNLAWVKPFKKVLEWKSPHAKWFTGGKINVAANCVDRHLETPRRNQAAIIWEGEPGEVVTLTYQQLHRQVCLFANVLKKHGIAAGDRVVIYLPMIPEAIVAMLACARIGAVHNVVFGGFSSESLKDRSNDSGAKLIITADGGYRRGAVVPLKENVDKALANGGAPGVKTVLVVRRTGQPVTVEAGRDLWIHEETAKVSDVCPAVGFDSEHPLFILYTSGSTGKPKGILHTSAGYLLGAQLTTKYAFDLRPADIFFCTADIGWITGHSYVTYGILANGGTTFMYEGAPNQPNPDRFWELIAKHKVNILYTAPTAIRSFIKWGDHWPAKHDLSSLRILGSVGEPINPEAWVWYHDKIGGKRCPIVDTWWQTETGSHMILTLPGLDMKPGGAGLPFFGVDAAIVDDNGKEVKVGAGKLILRQPWPSMLRTVYGDDQRYKDAYWGDIKGAYTTGDGAHKDKDGYFWIIGRIDDVLNVAGHRLGTSEVESSLVSHPLVAEAAVVGRPDELKGQAVVAFVTLKGGNASSPEVAEQLRKHVAKEIGPIAKPDEIRFADALPKTRSGKIMRRLLRQVAAGDEIKGDVTTLEDLTVLAKLKGIED
- a CDS encoding DnaJ domain-containing protein, whose translation is MSKDYYKHLGLPRTATEAEIKSAYRRLANAHHPDKNGDPALFLAINEAYGILGDAAKKKAYDESQSVALVTNLDEVAMTVIEDYFSQFQQPPHPTHE